One Papio anubis isolate 15944 chromosome 9, Panubis1.0, whole genome shotgun sequence genomic window carries:
- the FBXO21 gene encoding F-box only protein 21 isoform X1 yields MAAAAVDNAMEVVPALAEEAAPEVAGLSCLVNLPGEVLEYILCCGSLTAADIGRVSSTCRRLRELCQSSGKVWKEQFRVRWPSLMKHYSPTDYVNWLEEYKVRQKAGLEARKIVASFSKRFFSEHVPCNGFSDIENLEGPEIFFEDELVCILNMEGRKALTWKYYAKKILYYLRQQKILNNLKAFLQQPDDYESYLEGAVYIDQYCNPLSDISLKDIQAQIDSIVELVCKTLRGINSRHPSLAFKAGESSMIMEIELQSQVLDAMNYVLYDQLKFKGNRMDYYNALNLYMHQVLIRRTGIPISMSLLYLTIARQLGVPLEPVNFPSHFLLRWCQGAEGATLDIFDYIYIDAFGKGKQLTVKECEYLIGQHVTAALYGVVNVKKVLQRMVGNLLSLGKREGIDQSYQLLRDSLDLYLAMYPDQVQLLLLQARLYFHLGIWPEKSFCLVLKVLDILQHIQTLDPGQHGAVGYLVQHTLEHIERKKEEVGVEVKLRSDEKHRDVCYSIGLIMKHKRYGYNCVIYGWDPTCMMGHEWIRNMNVHSLPHGHHQPFYNVLVEDGSCRYAAQENLEYNVEPQEISHPDVGRYFSEFTGTHYIPNAELEIRYPEDLEFVYETVQNIYSAKKENIDE; encoded by the exons ATGGCGGCGGCAGCAGTCGACAACGCTATGGAGGTGGTGCCGGCGCTAGCGGAGGAGGCCGCGCCGGAGGTAGCGGGCCTCAGCTGCCTGGTCAACCTGCCGGGTGAGGTGCTGGAGTACATCCTGTGCTGCGGCTCGCTGACGGCCGCCGACATCGGCCGTGTCTCCAGCACCTGCCGGCGGCTGCGCGAGCTGTGCCAGAGCAGCGGGAAGGTGTGGAAGGAGCAGTTCCGGGTGAG GTGGCCTTCCCTTATGAAACACTACAGCCCCACCGACTACGTCAATTGGTTGGAAGAGTATAAAGTTCGGCAAAAAGCTGGGTTGGAAGCTCGGAAGATTGTAGCCTCGTTCTCAAAGAGGTTCTTTTCAGAGCAC GTTCCTTGTAATGGCTTCAGTGACATTGAGAACCTTGAAGGACCAGAGATTTTTTTTGAGGATGAACTGGTGTGTATCCTAAATATGGAAGGAAG AAAAGCTTTGACCTGGAAATACTACGCGAAAAAAATTCTTTACTACCTGCGgcaacagaaaattttaaataatcttaagGCCTTTCTTCAGCAGCCAGATGACTATGAGTCATATCTTGAAG GTGCTGTATATATTGACCAGTACTGCAATCCTCTCTCCGATATCAGCCTCAAAGACATCCAGGCCCAAATTGACAGCATCGTAGAGCTCGTTTGCAAAACTCTTCGGGGCATAAACAGTCGCCACCCCAGCTTGGCCTTCAAGGCAG GTGAATCATCCATGATAATGGAAATAGAACTCCAGAGCCAGGTGCTGGATGCCATGAACTATGTTCTTTACGACCAACTGAAGTTCAAGGGGAATCGAATGGATTACTATAATGCCCTAAACTTATATATGCATCAG GTTTTGATTCGCAGAACAGGAATCCCAATCAGCATGTCTCTGCTCTATTTGACGATTGCTCGGCAGTTGGGAGTCCCACTGGAGCCTGTCAACTTCCCAAGTCACTTCTTACTAAGGTGGTGCCAAGGCGCAGAAGG GGCGACCCTGGACATCTTTGACTACATCTACATAGATGCTTTTGGGAAAGGCAAGCAGCTGACAGTGAAAGAATGCGAGTACTTGATCGGCCAGCACGTAACTGCGGCACTGTATGGTGTGGTCAATGTCAAGAAGGTGTTACAGAGAATGGTGGGAAACCTGTTAAGCCTGGGGAAGCG GGAAGGCATCGACCAGTCGTACCAGCTCCTGAGAGACTCGCTGGATCTCTATCTGGCAATGTACCCGGACCAGGTGCAGCTTCTCCTCCTCCAAGCCAGGCTTTACTTCCACCTGGGCATCTGGCCAGAGAAG tctttctgtCTTGTCTTGAAGGTGCTTGACATCCTCCAGCACATCCAAACCCTAGACCCGGGGCAGCACGGGGCGGTGGGCTACCTGGTGCAGCACACTCTAGAGCACATTGAGCGCAAAAAGGAGGAGGTGGGCGTGGAGGTGAAGCTGCGCTCCGATGAGAAGCACAGGGATGTCTGCTACTCCATCGGGCTCATTATGAAGCATAAGAG GTATGGCTATAACTGTGTGATCTATGGCTGGGACCCCACCTGCATGATGGGACACGAGTGGATCCGGAACATGAACGTCCACAGCCTACCGCACGGCCACCACCAGCCTTTCTATAACGTGCTGGTGGAGGACGGCTCCTGTCGATACGCAGCCCAAG